A window of Terriglobus sp. RCC_193 contains these coding sequences:
- a CDS encoding glutaminyl-peptide cyclotransferase, producing the protein MRSFSALLPAAAFLLVSACGCKASAPSAAPTDAPKAVAKVAAAPAAPATVAPVYGYSVVAKYPHSTDSYTEGFLYKDGKFYEGTGMEGRSGIQVLDPATAKVLQERKMTNNFFGEGIVDWGPNMLQWTWQTHIGVVMDRATLKPLHTFTYTGEGWGMTRDSKRLITSDGTATLRFRNPETFAEIGHIDVHDGDKPVEQLNELEYINGEIWANVWHLERIARISPKDGKVISWVDLTGILPATEKRDDESVLNGIAYDEAKGRIFVTGKQWPTIFEIKVGAKK; encoded by the coding sequence ATGCGTTCGTTTTCCGCCCTTCTGCCCGCCGCCGCCTTCCTGCTCGTGTCCGCCTGTGGATGCAAAGCTTCCGCGCCATCTGCGGCCCCTACCGATGCCCCGAAAGCTGTTGCGAAGGTCGCTGCAGCGCCTGCTGCTCCTGCCACGGTCGCGCCGGTGTACGGCTACAGCGTCGTGGCAAAGTATCCGCACTCCACAGATAGCTATACGGAAGGTTTTCTGTACAAGGACGGCAAATTTTATGAAGGCACCGGCATGGAGGGCCGCAGTGGCATCCAGGTGCTGGATCCGGCTACGGCGAAGGTGTTGCAGGAACGGAAGATGACCAACAATTTCTTCGGCGAAGGCATTGTGGACTGGGGCCCGAACATGCTGCAGTGGACGTGGCAGACACACATTGGTGTGGTGATGGACCGCGCCACGCTGAAGCCGCTGCACACCTTCACCTACACCGGGGAAGGATGGGGCATGACGCGTGACAGCAAGCGTCTGATCACCAGCGACGGCACGGCGACACTGCGTTTTCGCAATCCGGAGACGTTTGCGGAGATTGGCCACATTGACGTGCACGATGGAGATAAGCCGGTGGAGCAGTTGAATGAGCTGGAGTACATCAACGGCGAAATCTGGGCCAATGTGTGGCACCTGGAACGCATTGCGCGCATTTCGCCGAAGGATGGCAAGGTGATCTCGTGGGTGGACCTTACCGGCATCCTGCCCGCAACGGAAAAACGAGATGATGAGAGTGTGCTGAACGGCATTGCGTATGACGAGGCGAAAGGCCGCATCTTTGTCACCGGCAAGCAGTGGCCCACCATCTTCGAAATCAAGGTTGGAGCGAAGAAGTAA
- a CDS encoding NAD(P)/FAD-dependent oxidoreductase has product MSTTPTYDCIVLGAGAAGMFCAAQAGARGLRVLLLEAGERAGRKILISGGGRCNFTNIHAGPANYLSENPHFAKSALARYTPRDFIALVEKYRIAYHEKTLGQLFCDGSAQQMVSLLESECRNSNVETKLRTAVERVEPIDGGFRVHTSAGEFTSRNVVVATGGLSIPKLGAAGVGYDIARSFGLRIVEPRAALVPFTLSDTERERWCDLSGLSAEVIATTAPRKKGAAPEFREKILITHRGWSGPAVLQISSYWQPGEAVLFDLAPKADVFTPMLTANYRRDDATAFALLRAHLPQRMAERWLYENAPPDWKNTSITRLEERLHAWPVTPAGTEGFAKAEVTAGGVSTAELDSTTMQSKKIPGLAFIGEVVDVTGWLGGYNFQWAWASAHAAAMAL; this is encoded by the coding sequence ATGTCCACAACGCCTACTTACGATTGCATTGTGCTTGGCGCAGGAGCCGCTGGAATGTTCTGCGCGGCGCAGGCTGGCGCACGTGGCCTGCGTGTGCTGCTACTGGAAGCAGGCGAACGCGCAGGACGAAAAATCCTGATCAGCGGTGGCGGTCGCTGCAATTTCACCAATATCCATGCGGGCCCCGCGAACTACCTCAGCGAAAACCCACACTTCGCCAAGAGCGCCCTGGCACGCTACACACCGCGCGACTTCATCGCGCTGGTGGAGAAATATCGCATTGCCTATCACGAGAAAACCCTGGGACAGCTTTTTTGCGATGGCAGCGCACAACAGATGGTTTCGCTGCTGGAATCGGAGTGCCGCAATAGCAATGTGGAGACAAAACTGCGAACAGCCGTGGAGCGTGTGGAACCGATCGACGGCGGTTTTCGCGTGCATACCTCCGCAGGCGAATTCACATCGCGCAACGTAGTGGTGGCAACCGGTGGACTTTCCATCCCGAAGCTCGGAGCTGCCGGGGTCGGTTACGACATTGCACGCAGCTTCGGCCTGCGCATTGTGGAACCGCGCGCGGCGCTCGTTCCCTTTACGTTGAGTGATACGGAACGCGAACGCTGGTGCGATCTTTCGGGATTGTCCGCAGAAGTGATTGCAACCACCGCACCACGCAAGAAGGGTGCGGCACCTGAGTTTCGCGAAAAGATACTCATCACGCATCGTGGATGGAGCGGCCCTGCCGTATTGCAGATTTCGTCTTATTGGCAACCAGGCGAAGCAGTGCTATTTGATCTGGCACCGAAAGCAGATGTATTCACGCCGATGCTCACAGCCAATTACCGTCGCGATGATGCCACCGCGTTTGCGCTGTTGCGTGCTCATCTTCCGCAACGCATGGCGGAACGATGGCTGTATGAAAATGCCCCGCCAGACTGGAAGAACACCTCCATCACCAGGCTTGAAGAACGGCTGCACGCGTGGCCGGTAACACCCGCAGGAACAGAGGGCTTTGCCAAGGCTGAAGTCACCGCAGGCGGCGTCAGCACAGCAGAGTTGGACAGCACAACGATGCAATCGAAGAAGATACCAGGGCTTGCCTTCATCGGCGAAGTTGTCGACGTGACGGGTTGGCTTGGCGGTTACAACTTTCAATGGGCATGGGCCAGCGCCCATGCTGCAGCAATGGCACTGTAG
- a CDS encoding gluconokinase: MPHNRKQRGLTTVILILMGVSGTGKTTLGTMLSKETGWPFLDGDDFHPAANKAKMAAGHPLDDNDRAPWLAILHGKIDEYAQRGEGMIMACSALKAAYRDVLRGDLSLDTVRFAVLTAPQETIADHLHHRAHEFMNPNLLTSQLATLEDPSEDEAWHISVAGTAQQSLDQLNAKLREVGAIA; this comes from the coding sequence ATGCCGCACAATAGAAAGCAGAGAGGTCTTACCACCGTGATCCTGATCCTGATGGGTGTAAGTGGCACCGGCAAAACCACACTGGGCACCATGTTGTCGAAGGAGACGGGATGGCCGTTCCTGGACGGCGACGATTTTCATCCCGCAGCAAACAAGGCGAAGATGGCCGCCGGACATCCGCTGGACGACAACGACCGTGCACCGTGGCTGGCCATTCTGCATGGCAAGATTGACGAATACGCCCAGCGCGGCGAGGGCATGATCATGGCCTGTTCTGCGCTGAAGGCTGCGTATCGTGATGTGCTTCGCGGTGACCTTTCGCTGGACACGGTGCGTTTCGCCGTGCTGACCGCGCCGCAAGAAACCATTGCAGACCACCTGCACCATCGCGCGCATGAGTTCATGAATCCGAACCTGCTCACCAGCCAGTTGGCAACGCTGGAAGATCCTTCCGAAGACGAGGCATGGCACATCTCCGTCGCCGGAACGGCGCAACAATCACTGGATCAACTGAACGCGAAACTGCGCGAAGTGGGAGCCATCGCATAG
- a CDS encoding putative nucleotide-diphospho-sugar transferase translates to MRSGVALSKLLARMHLWYPAAVVLAQTPLRELDRHSIGRLSYALMLSHRIRPGSVHALFRRIVEDNGERSPELTLELAEMATRIEEPTLADDFLEDAEKNATAAGNVFVADTAHKLRALSDTLRDGSLQAHIRDEVQSIAASSNGPPIVLVPLSGGYLSLFELWMQQVRKHIGSRVVVLAMDDAALHATETYEDTHVVDCRRFFAWNEGKLHPKTRGVLWLVRALYLRALIAAGHSVMVLDLDAIPVGDVLPLLASLPDADVIAQLDHSIPMDVDRALGFVLCCGFMLWRPTVAAQTLLDRFAAATQVERDDQLALNHLLVADGVVEKTNGANAMRFGSAGVQFACPDPSLVSRTLHTGSVVRHFHQQGQSIEQLRKALGLPTS, encoded by the coding sequence ATGCGCTCTGGCGTGGCACTGAGCAAGCTGCTGGCACGCATGCACCTGTGGTATCCCGCAGCCGTGGTGCTGGCACAGACACCGCTGCGTGAGCTGGATCGCCACTCCATTGGAAGGCTTTCGTATGCGTTGATGTTGTCGCACCGCATACGGCCCGGCAGCGTACATGCTCTCTTTCGGCGCATTGTGGAAGACAATGGTGAACGCTCGCCCGAACTCACTCTGGAACTCGCCGAGATGGCGACGCGCATCGAAGAACCGACCCTGGCCGATGACTTTCTGGAAGACGCGGAAAAAAACGCGACCGCTGCAGGAAATGTCTTCGTTGCCGACACAGCCCACAAGTTACGCGCTCTCTCCGATACGTTGCGAGACGGTTCACTCCAGGCGCACATCCGCGATGAGGTGCAATCGATTGCCGCCAGCAGCAATGGCCCACCCATTGTTCTTGTACCGCTAAGCGGAGGCTATCTTTCGCTGTTTGAACTGTGGATGCAACAGGTGCGAAAGCACATTGGTTCACGTGTTGTGGTGTTGGCTATGGATGACGCCGCACTGCACGCCACGGAGACATACGAGGACACGCACGTCGTAGATTGCCGCCGTTTCTTTGCGTGGAACGAAGGCAAGCTGCATCCGAAGACACGCGGTGTTTTGTGGCTGGTGCGTGCGCTGTACCTGCGCGCACTGATTGCAGCAGGCCACTCCGTGATGGTGCTGGATCTGGATGCGATCCCCGTTGGCGACGTGCTTCCTCTGCTTGCCTCGCTTCCAGATGCGGATGTGATTGCACAACTGGATCACAGCATTCCCATGGACGTGGATCGGGCGCTGGGCTTTGTTCTTTGCTGTGGCTTCATGCTGTGGAGGCCTACGGTTGCCGCACAAACACTGCTGGATCGCTTCGCCGCAGCAACGCAGGTGGAACGCGACGATCAGCTCGCGCTGAATCATCTACTGGTAGCGGATGGCGTAGTGGAAAAAACAAACGGAGCCAACGCGATGCGTTTCGGCTCCGCTGGTGTTCAGTTTGCCTGTCCCGATCCGTCGCTGGTATCACGCACGCTGCATACCGGCAGCGTGGTACGACACTTCCATCAGCAGGGTCAAAGCATAGAGCAGCTGCGAAAGGCCCTCGGACTCCCAACAAGTTAG